DNA from Salmo trutta chromosome 14, fSalTru1.1, whole genome shotgun sequence:
GCGACCTTTATCATTAGGCAATTTCCTTGCATAGCATTCTGGCAGTGGAACAAATGAAAGGGTACGGTTTGACACCGTGCCATTTCAACGACAAAACACAATCTAccactacattttttttttcttagaGACTGGGGATTAACATTTCTGAGCTCGGGCTACAGATTAGGTGCGTGGGGGTCTAGAATTTCATCATCTTTGAGGCACAATGGCTCATTCTTACCGTTTCCTCATCTATTCTCCGACGGTGGGGGTCATTGGTGCGTGCCTTAACTCCTGTATTTGTTTTACGTTTTCAGTATACCcttgttttttttacatatttaagAACCACAGAGGAAAACAAAACTTTGTATTTACCCAGTCGAAAACGGAGCTTTTTTAGAGACACTTCCTAGCACGCGCTGCCATCTTGTGGGAAAAGCACAACATCGCGTAATAGCGCTGTGACATTGGTATTTTCATTTAAGGTCCATTTTCTGTGGCATTTTCCCCTCAcaagtaaatacattttattttgagcCATAATGCCAAAACAGCAGCTATGCCTGCATATAAAACAAAGAAGCCTACTTTGTTACAGAAATTGTACTTTCCCATttcaatatataaaaaaaaaaatcattttaataTATATTCAATGTAGAGCCaagttaacatttatttaattgaAGTTAATCTGTTAAATATACTATATACAATGATCCAAAGAATATATCAAGTAGCACATCCAAACTACACACAAAGACAATGTAATACAAAAAGGTAATAACAGTCAAGAAATATCATCAATATTGAAAAGgcaaagaaaaacagaaaaataatgAACTCAGGAAACAGTGAAGTCAACCTGCCCAGAACGGGGTCTCAATGCTCTCATTGCACATTGAGGACAACCACAGAGCAATCTTCTCTTCAAAGCTTGACACCCTCCCCTGGCTCCATGTACCCATCAAGAGGCTGCAGGGGGCTGAAGCGTAGCAGGGGCAGGTCCACCGAAGGGCAGCAGTCCTTGGGGTGAGCCCAGCCTTCTTTAGGGCGAGCCCAGCCCTCCTTAGGGCGCCGTATGGGTGGGAGCGGAGGGGGCAGCTCCGAGTTGGTGCGGCTGGAACTGTTGCCATTGCCGTCGTTTTTGTAGTCaggaggggggatgggggggacgCTCCCGAGGCTGCTGCTCCGACAGCGGACCAGGAACGCCCCCCGGTGGTGGCGGTGGTACAGCACGCCCACGGTACCGAGGAGCAGCAGGATGAGGAAGCTGAGCAGGAAGCACGCCACGTAGATGCCTTTGATCATCCCGCTGGACCACGTCAAAGTGCAGCCTAAGGTCAAAAGTTAGGCAAGGATTAGATGTACACAATTTACCTAGTGCAGTCACCTTCATAACCATGCACCTTTATGTCTAACATTCTGTCTAACACAATGTTAAGGTTACACATTCTGTTAGGGTTACCTAACAAACCCATTTTCAGGGGTTAAATCGGGAATATTAGGGTGGTGGtctattacattttagtcatttagcagacgctcttatccagagcgacttacagtagtgaatgcatacattatatttcattttgtttttgtactggccccccgtgggaatcgaacccacaaccctggcgttgcacacaccatgctggcattgcaaacaccatgctctaccaactgagccacagggaagactctTGTTAACTTCTGTGCCACTGATTTTTCACTAACCAATGTCATACTGTATGTTTTCCTTGTACTTCAGAGAACAATAATTCTACCAAAATCTATGGAGTACCAGTGTTGCGGTGCTGCTGCTCAGGACTATGCTGATCCACCGTAATTGTTGACTTATTGTGCCGGTCCGTATCAGCGGCCTTGGTGTCCACGCAAATGGTTCCACCGGAGCCCAGCCTAGACATGTCCTCAAACCCGGAGTGGCATCGGCATGCGTAGGAACCAAAGCGGTTCACACACTCAGCGTTGATGTCACACAGCACCAGCTGAGTCACACACTCATTCACATCTGAGATACACACACAGGGTGCAAAAGTAAGGTTGATTAACGGAGTTATTAAATATGAGAACAAATAACTTCAAATCAATTATTTAAAgtcaaacaaatacatttttcaccTCACTGAGCCCCAAGACACCTAGTTGCAAGCTATACAACACAATATCTTATTAAATCTCTGCAGTAACCTTTAGTGCCAGTTGTAAAGATCAGAGTACAGTGCAAAATAAGCTACAGATTTATATTTGTTTGGAGGAAACTTTGAGACCTACCAGCGGTGGATACAGAGACGATGACACCGTGTGTTGAGCTGCCCCTGGGGCTAACCACCATCTCTAACAGCTCCTGCAGGGCCGGGTGCAGGGTCCTGGGAACCTTCACCCCTTCTGGCCCACCCCCAATATGCAACCAGAGGATGTAAAGCACTCCTGCACTCAACCTGTTGATACAACAAAAAAACTTAAAAAAGGCATTCAATCCATCAGTTGTAGCCTAACTCAGCAAAAGTTGACTTTGTATTTTTATTAATTACAGTGCCAACAAACCCTTTTTATGCAGTAAAAATACAAGTATTTGTTTGCAGTCAAGAAAGATGACATTTGGAGCTCTTGGTTACAAAATGTAGTGAACCAACCTTTTTATTCTTTTGGAGGATAGGGTTTTGGGTATGTGGACAAATTCCAACTGCTCATTAATCTGAAAAACATAATAATTGCAGTTCCAAATCACAAATGCACCAGTCCAGTCACAGTAAATAATGACCAAAAGCCATAGTGTTTacacattttgatttgttaaagcCTTAGCTTAAAATTGattcatttttttttgtcactggcctacacacaataacccataatgtcaaagtggaatgggTTTGTTTTCACAAAGAACAGCACCTAAAAAGAAAAAagtaatatccctttgagcatggagaAGTTATTAAATTacacactttggatggtgtatcaatacggtcactacaaagacacaggagtccttcctaactcagttgccggagaggaaggaaaccactcagggatttcaccatgaggccaatgtgaCGTTAAAACAGTTAGActttaatggctgtaataggagacaactgaggatggatcaacattgtacactgaacaaaaatataaaaatgcaacaatttcaaagattttactgagttacatttcatacggaaatcagtcaattgaaataaattcattagggcctactatatggatttcccatgactgggaatacagatatgcatctgttggtcacagataacttaaaaagaaaaggtgggggagtggatcagaaaaccagtcagtatctggtgtgaccatcatttgcctcgTGCAGTGAGACATCTCATTCgcgtagagttgatcaggctgttgattgtggcctgtagaatgtgTCCCACTCTTCAAATGGCTGTGCAGTCGCTaggggaactggaacacacttttgtacacgttgatccagagcatcccaaacatgcacaATGggcgacatgtctggtgagtatgcaggccatggaagaactgtgcaattttcagcttccaggaattctgTACAGAtacttgtgacatggggctgtgcattatgctgaaacgtgatggcagcggatgaatggcacaacggGCATCAAGAtgtcgtcacggtatctctgtgcattcaaattgccatcgataaaaagcAGTTGCGTTTGCTGTCCGTAGCTTATGACTgacaataccataaccccaccatggggcaggCACTGTGTTCAcgacattgacatcagcaaaccactcccTAACACTACCCcatacactgtctgccatctgtccggcacagttgaaactgggattcaccCGTGAAGAGCAGACTTCTTCAGCATGTCAGTGgacattgaaggtgagcatttacctTATGAcgacaaactgcagtcaggtcaagaccctggtgaggaaaCGAGCACGCAGCTGATCTTCCTTCACAACAaattttggttgtgcaaacccagtttcatccaCTGTccagatggctggtctcagacaatcccgcagatgaagaagccagatgtggaggtcctggattGGCGTGGCGGCACCTGGTCTGCAGTTGAGGCCTGTTGGggttactgtcaaattctctaaaacgacattggaggcgacttatggtaaaagaaattaacattccattctcaggcaacagctctggtggacattcctgcagtcagtatgccaattgcactctcctgCAAAACTTGAGAcctctgtggtattgtgttgtgtgacaactgcacattttagagtggccttgtgTCCAGCACAAgctacacctgtgtaatgatcatgctgtttaatcagcttcttgatacaccacacctgtcaggtggatggattgtcttggcaaaggaaaaatgctcactaacagggatgtaaacaaatttgtgcacaacatttgagaaataagctttttgtgcttatggaacatttctgggatcttttatttcagctcatgaaaccaacactttacatgatgcatttatattttggttcggtatagttactacacaatactaacctaaccgacagagtgaaaaggaagcctgcacagaataaaaaaatattccaaaacatacatcctatttgcaacaatgcactaaagtaatattgcaaaaaagcatttaacattgtcctgaattcaaagttgtgtgtttggggcaaattccatacaacacagtactgagtaccactccgtattttcaagcatagtggtggctgcataatgttaTAGGAATTATTGTGATCGTTAAGGAGAGTTTATCCAGGATAAAAAGGCAAAATCCTAGTTCAGTCTttcccaccagacactgggagaggaattccccttccagcagggcaataacctaaaAAGGGCAAATGTACATGAGTTTACCAAAAGGACAGTGAACGTTCCTGAGTAGCCGAGTTAGTTGACTAAAACTTGAACTtttctacttgaaaatctatggcaagacctgaaaatgtttgttgttttttaaaatggtgtggaaagctcttaaagacttaaccagaaagactcatCTGTAAttgcagccaaaggtgcttctacaaagtctTCAGTCAGGTGTGGGAATACTTATGTACAGTTGaatcgaaagtttacatacacaggttggagtcattcaaactagtttttcaaccacttcacaaatttcttgttaacaaactatagttttggcaagtcggttaggacattatttttccaacaactgttcagacagattatttcactgtatcacaattccagtgggtcagaagtgtacatacactaagttgactgtgcctttaaaaacattccagaaaatgatgtcatggctttagaagcttctgataggctaattgacatcatttgagtcaattggaggttaatctgtggatgtatttcaaggcctcccttcaaactcagtgcctctttgcttgacatcaagggaaaaatgtaaagaaaacgcaagtataaacaccatgggaccacgcagccatcataccgctcaggaaggagacgtgttctgtctcctagagatgaacgtactttggtgcgaaaagtgaaaaatcaatcccagaacagcaaaggaccttgtgaagatgctgaaggaaacaggtacaaaagtatctatagccacagtaaaacgagtcctacatcaacataacctgaaaggcctctcagcaaggaagaatccactgctataaaaccaccataaaaatgccggactacggtttgcaactgtacatggggacaaagatcgtacttttgagaaatatcctctggtctgatgaaaccaaaatagaactgttaggccataatgaccatcgttatgtttggaggaaaaagggggaggcttgcaaaccgaagaacaccatcccaaccttgaagcacagggtgtcagcatcatgttgtgggggtgctttgctgcaggagggactggtgcacttcacaaaagagatggcatcatgaggaagggaaattatgtggatatattgaagcaacatctcaagacatcagtcaggaagttaaagcttggttgcaaatgggctTTCCAAAGTCAAGATATTTAAGaggccatcaaagccctgacctcaatcctatagaaaatttgtgggcagaactgaaaaagcatgtgagcaaggaggcctagaaacctgacccagtaacaccagctctgtcaggaggaatgggccaaaattcagaagcttgtggaagactacccaaaaCGTTTAACCCAAAGTTAAACGATTTAAaggcatgtaaacttctgacccactgggaacatGATGAAAAAAAGtctattattctgacttttcagattcttaaaataaagtggtgatcctaactgacctaagacagggaatttttactaggattaaaatgtcaggaattgtgaaaaactgagttgaaatgtatttggctaaggtgtatgtaaacttctgacttcaactgtaaattagatattttcactttgtcattatggggtattgtgtgtagatgggtgagggaaaaatgtatatttcatcaattttgaattcaggctgtaacaacaaaatggtgagtaagtcaaggggtatgaatactttctgaaggcactgtaagatGACATTCATTTATGAAGAAAGTTAGAGTACCACAGCCTGTCATAAATCCCATAAatcctagcggtcaaacagggaaatgttcCCAATCGTTTCCCCACCATTCATTTCCCCCACAAGGGCCtttaggcttaccctggcgtggcgttttgataaccgtgtaaatctctctaggacagtgccttcggaaagtattcagaccccttgacattttccattgttacaatacagccttattctaaaattgaataaataaaatcctctgcaatctacacacaataacccataatgacaaagcaaaaacagatatgaacatttgcaaatttataaaaaaataacagaaataccttatttacataagcattcacaccctttgctatgagactcaaaattaagcataggtgcatcctgttttacattggtcatccttgagttgtttttacaacttgttttggagtccacctgtggtaaattcaattgattggacatgatttggaaaggcacacacacctgactatacaaggtcccacagttgacagtgcatgtcagagcaaaaaccaagacatgaggtctaaggaattgtccgtagagctccgagacaggattgtgtagaggcacagatctggggaagggtaccaaaaaaaatgtctgcagcattaaaggtccaagaacacagtggcctccatcattctaaattgaataagtttggaaccaccaagacccttcctagagctagccgcccggccaaactgagccggggggggggggggggggggggggggggtcagggaggtgaccaagaacctgatggtcactcagaGAGCTCCTCTGTGGCAATGGAAAAACCagccagaaggacaaccataatctgcagccctccaccaagcaggcctatatggtagagtggccagacagaagccactcctcagtaaaggcaaggatgaacggagcaaagtacagagagatccttgatgaaaacctgctccagagcgctcaggacttgaccggggcgaaggttcaccttccaacaagacatcgaccctaagcacatagccaaggcaacgcaggagtggcttcgggataagtctccatttccttgagtggcccagccagagcccggacttgaaccagatcaatcatctctggagagacctggaaatagctgagcagcaacactctccatccaacctgacaaagcttgaacatgggagaaactccccaaatacaggcgtgccaagcttgtagcgtcatacccaagaagactcaaggctgtaattgctgccaaaggtgcttcaacaaagtactgagtaaagggtctggtAAATGTGATGTTTAACAAACTAGAAAAAAAGtcaacatttctaaaagcctgtttttgctttgtcattatggggtagtgtgtagattgatgagaattttagaataaggctgtaacctaacatgtggaaaaagtcaaggggtctgaacactttccgaaggcaccgtattcgcctgtatttacccccccaaaaatgaaatgctaattagctactaATGTGGCAATCATAAAGAACAACAAATGCCATGATCTGGATGAGACTgtcgaatcgaggcaaaggtaagaatctctggattaccTCTCATGTTGGCTACATTCCTTTAAAATAGACAGTTTTGGGAAccgtcttgtgcaagttttaaattgataCAATACctggtgtcagctagagatgacgtgcaggagcttacagggatttgtagttttgcatgatgtctactttgatgcttaTTAGAATTTTTGAATCCGAGtgtaaatagagccgaatatatcCATCTATATCTCACCTTGTCTGAGATTTACATGGatatcaaaacgtcatgccaggataagacaaaacaaaacacagcccttattttaagtgttcctAAAATCCCCAATGGGAAACATTCAttgtggaaaaacgattggaaccatttccttgtttgactgctaggttttacaggTATTATGacaccactgtggggctctatagtaCATGAGATAACTCACCAGAGACTTCACTGAGATCAACAGTGATCTCACAAGATGGTCCCAATTCTCCTCTGGCGCCACAAGGAAGTTGACTTCAACAGCCACTTCAAATAGGTAGTCTGAGAAACACAAAAAGTAGGCATCTACTTTAATACTCATACACAGCTCTATAACTATTGTACAAAGGCTACTGACTTGAAACTTTTGTTATAGCCTTTGAATTGTATTAAAAATACCTTTttgaaaagaaaaaaataaatcaccTTCTGGTAAGTGTGGTACTTCGGTGTGATTTCTGGCTTTCTCTGCAAAGTAAACATGCAAGACAGTTTTCATAAACCAGACAAAGTATGCAAATTAAATTGCTGACTACCTACCATAATGTCTGCTGTCGAAAAACAGTTCAACCATGTTTGGGTGATGGTTGAAGGGATCCTGGGTATCAGTGGGTGTATGAGTGTGACTGGATGCTGTAGACTCACCCAGAGTCATTTTCAGCAATTCCTTATTGCCAGACTCCTCACCTTGGTCATCCACCTCTGTTGTGTGCGACCCGATGTTAGACCCTGTAGGAGGGATGGTATCTGTAGTTTGAGCATCCACGTTCCTTCGCATAGCAGACGGGGTGCGCGGCGAGGATTTGGGATTCAAAACAGGGGACTGGTGTGTGGAGCGGTCACTTCCAAGGTGTGCTGTGTGGGTCTCAGTGGCATCCCTCCATGACCATGACATCCCCTGATGAGTGACCACCATGGGGGGAGTGGGAGTCAAGGGCAGATGGGACTCACGGTCCACCACATCTCCACTCAAGTTACCCACTTTCCAGTCTTCCCTTGTCAGGTGGCTCTCGTCTGCTTCAGTCCCCTCTGAGATTCCTCTGTTCcaatcttcctcctctctctgaacAGGAGAAAACTTGAAGGGCCCCTCTCTGACCATTTGCTCCTCTGCTTCCCATGGTGGAAGCTCATTGGACACAGAGGAGGAAGTGAGTTGGTCAAAATAGTCAAACACCACCTCCGGGTTGGTCTGAGCTGGCGGGGTGGGGCGCTCCAGTAAAATGGCCTCCGTAGGTTCACCCCCCTTCATGGGAAGAAACTTGGTGAAACTTGCCAGAGAGGGAAAAGGTTCCAGTTCCATCAGTTTTGGTTCAGTCATCAGCTTCCATTCTTCTTCGGTGGTATCACCATAAGCATTGTACGTGACTGGCGGTACGAACGCCTCGTATCGCCCATAGAAGCCCCTGTGGGGCGGACTGGGTTTGCCTCTGATCAGCTGAACCACGTGGAGGATGTTGGAGAGGGACGTGTACTTGGCCTCACCCCAACACTTCTCCAGGATCCTGTGACCCCCCGCGACCCCCAGGGGCTCATCCAGGTGGATCTGGTCTAGCTTCCCGCTGCATGCATCTGACTGGGTGAAGTCCTCTAGGTGGAGGAGCACACGTTTACCAGGGTCTACCTGGATGGTCCAGTTGCACCAGAGAGGTGGGTTGGAGCACAGGTAGTCTGGGGAGAAGAACTCGCCGCTCTTGCCGCGCATCACCTGGTGGCAGCTTCGCAGCGCGAAGAAGGCGTTGCCCTCATAACCATGACGGTCATCTGAGAAGTTGTGGACAGAGTGTAAAGGACAATCCAATAATGTCCAAATGACAGTCCTAGGActaacccccccaacacacacacacacacgaaagaaTTAAACAAAGACCACAGTACAGGGCCCAAAGGCTACATAATAAATATTTGTCTTACCGGGAGGGTTGTAAGCGTCATTCCTAAAGTTATTTATCTAAGGACGTAATAAAAACGTTGAGGTAGCATTAAACCATGAATGTTAGTCAACAACTTGAAATCTACCTACAACCTCCAgcgaaatgtagggaaaatgctTATAGAAGGAAGTCAGTCATCAACTTACCCAGGACAGGTCGCAGTTTGCGGTAAATAAACCATTGGCAAGTAGTAGTGAACGTACAAATGTTAACTTTGAATGATTTCGTGACATTTTAGTGTCACGTTGTGTTTACTTTTTCCACTATTTAGCAAGCAGGTCGGCTTCCTACACTGTCCCAGCTATTGTCAATTCTTTCCAGCGATGTTTCTTTCCGTTTCCGCTAAAAGTGGACGTAAACAGGTGAAATATATTGCCAATTAGCTAATTAGCACGCCTTGATATTCGTATGCTTCTGGTCTATATGGGTTGTATCCACTAGGTGTCACTGCTACACTGTTGTAGGTAAAATAACTTGACTTCTGCAGCTGTACTTCTCAGAAGCAACAAGTATTATGTTGTACTTTTATCTTACCAAGTACtttataaatacaaatatattttacaagAACGACAATGCCATGAATTATTAATGATCCAATGGTAAAGATGTTTATTCTAAACGTTTGATGTTTTGTATGCAGTAGTGAACAGATACTTATTTTTGGGGCACTTTAAGTAGCCTAATGCTGCTGATGATAAAAGTAGAGCAATAGTTTAGCATCTTTAGTGAGTGCTTTATGATTCAGATCAACTTTGAAGCAGGAGAGTGATACCAAGGTTTGATGTTTGAATCGTTTTTTTATTCACTgtcataaaaaaatgaaaatactcCAGGTATCCATCACATAAGACACTTTAtgaaaacataaaaacaaaacaaacataggGCAGAAAATGGAACGTCACGCCAGGATAAGAAACTCTGCTGTCCTATCGCGTGTGTAATGATGTTCAATGATGTTCAAtatgaaggggaaaaaaacagtgtgtttgttgttttaagtaacttctttgttgttgtaatatcgcacAAACGGACGTGGTAGTTTCACCACtacggattccagctttaagaGTTATAATAAACCAGCAATCTTTCAAATAACATAAATAGTTTGTTTCTAGAATCAAGTGCAAAGAAACGTCAGATCCATTGAGAGAGCTTACAGCAATATACCACCCTGTGTATTGGCGTAACAGTCTGGAAAAACAGCTTAAGGAGGACATTCACACACCATTTGCCATTTTGCACAAGTAGAGAACTGTCTTGTTACTATTAAAAGTGATATGAATTTTCCCCCCCAAATCGTAGGTGATTTTCACATGACTGTTATTGTGACAAATTACATTTCTTGCAAATGAAGGACCTCACATGCAATAGTGCCTGTATAGTACATACAGTAGTAGTACATTTATATTAATGATACTACATTTGCCGAACGCTGTCTTGGAAAGTGTACATGAATTGTTGTTCATGTAAATAATACTTTGGAATGCTTGGGATATATCCACTGATTCTATTGAAGCTGGAACACACTGACTTGTGACGTGCTTGTCGGAACCAGGAAACTCAAAAATGTTCGACTTGTTAACTGGTTGAACgcggcacgtgtataactacaactAGTTAGCA
Protein-coding regions in this window:
- the LOC115208559 gene encoding uncharacterized protein LOC115208559; the encoded protein is MTEPKLMELEPFPSLASFTKFLPMKGGEPTEAILLERPTPPAQTNPEVVFDYFDQLTSSSVSNELPPWEAEEQMVREGPFKFSPVQREEEDWNRGISEGTEADESHLTREDWKVGNLSGDVVDRESHLPLTPTPPMVVTHQGMSWSWRDATETHTAHLGSDRSTHQSPVLNPKSSPRTPSAMRRNVDAQTTDTIPPTGSNIGSHTTEVDDQGEESGNKELLKMTLEKARNHTEVPHLPEDYLFEVAVEVNFLVAPEENWDHLVRSLLISVKSLINEQLEFVHIPKTLSSKRIKRLSAGVLYILWLHIGGGPEGVKVPRTLHPALQELLEMVVSPRGSSTHGVIVSVSTADVNECVTQLVLCDINAECVNRFGSYACRCHSGFEDMSRLGSGGTICVDTKAADTDRHNKSTITVDQHSPEQQHRNTGCTLTWSSGMIKGIYVACFLLSFLILLLLGTVGVLYHRHHRGAFLVRCRSSSLGSVPPIPPPDYKNDGNGNSSSRTNSELPPPLPPIRRPKEGWARPKEGWAHPKDCCPSVDLPLLRFSPLQPLDGYMEPGEGVKL